In one Pygocentrus nattereri isolate fPygNat1 chromosome 21, fPygNat1.pri, whole genome shotgun sequence genomic region, the following are encoded:
- the LOC119261911 gene encoding uncharacterized protein LOC119261911 isoform X3, translating into MSSDERQSSSESSFCSEESASSGSTLILESTKARRRQLIDGPVDLTTARDIVKVALHSKPGGDQIFQEYHKTSGLSDGTRRKMVNILVADMVEGHGRIPPVNVRISYALGIITLFPHLKDLDSVNGYEHYYDPQSGSGYLAWRLKTVQRSSASEGKSGSTSSYKGGPKTHREMPVCGEQLSGDECKEAMSLMNHSPDKTVVKDKMKATFKHRQKLVHDPEKTSVILDLFPRFLDTTGLVAQDFTLLFGEEVSGRFLAKWPTIFKPKIIADCKTIPSNSHVDDLLALAFQESDHGWHSDLACILLLLHLLPPTSKGKKMGKISASEAEDRLVKFMRVGMSMVAFLEKSGSAQPYLLCVGEKKNSIHNYYIILDQRAVPCEAKTAVAAFDELFKAHFVFAVSYDEALNNFFTFIQTTVYGIDVGKAKESPRVKEIRVRLLRRDL; encoded by the exons ATGGACCAGTTGATCTCACTACAGCAAGAGAT ATAGTCAAAGTAGCGCTTCACTCAAAGCCAGGTGGTGACCAGATATTTCAGGAGTATCACAAAACAAGTGGCCTTTCTGATGGCACTAGAAGAAAGATGGTGAACATACTTGTAGCAGATATGGTGGAAGGCCATGG GAGGATCCCACCTGTAAATGTCCGCATTTCATATGCCCTTGGGATAATAACACTTTTCCCTCACTTAAAGGATTTGGATTCAGTAAATGGCTAT GAGCACTACTATGATCCTCAAAGTGGGTCCGGTTACCTGGCCTGGAGACTGAAAACAGTTCAGCGCAGCTCAGCAAGCGAGGGGAAGAGCGGAAGTACATCCAGTTACAAAGGTGGCCCGAAGACCCATCGTGAGATGCCTGTTTGTGGAGAGCAGTTATCTGGTGATGAATGCAAAGAGGCAATGTCCCTGATGAACCACTCACCTGACAAAACAGTGGTTAAGGACAAAATGAAAGCAACATTCAAGCACAGACAGAAACTTGTTCATGATCCAGAGAAGACTTCAGTCATCCTAGACCTCTTCCCTCGATTTCTAGATACAACTGGCTTg gttgccCAGGATTTCACTCTGCTGTTTGGAGAGGAAGTCTCAGGAAGATTCCTTGCGAAGTGGCCAACAATATTCAAGCCAAAGATAATTGCAGACTGCAAAACCATACCCTCTAATTCACATGTGGATGATCTTCTTGCATTAGCATTCCAAGAATCTGATCATG GATGGCACAGTGACCTGGCATGTATCCTGTTGCTACTTCATCTCCTACCCCCAACATCAAAGGGCAAAAAAATGGGAAAGATCAGTGCATCTGAGGCTGAGGACCGCTTGGTGAAGTTCATGAGA GTAGGAATGAGCATGGTGGCCTTTCTTGAGAAAAGTGGATCAGCACAGCCCTATCTTCTGTGTGTTGGGGAAAAGAAGAACAGCATCCACAACTACTACATCATTCTGGACCAGAGAGCAGTTCCTTGTGAGGCCAAGACCGCTGTTGCAGCTTTTGACGAGCTCTTCAAGGCACactttgtgtttgctgtgtcctaTGATGAAGCCTTGAACAACTTCTTCACATTCATCCAAACCACAGTGTATGGCATTGATGTGGGTAAGGCTAAGGAGAGTCCAAGGGTCAAAGAAATTCGAGTGAGGCTTCTTCGACGTGACCTGTGA